Part of the Variovorax sp. PAMC 28711 genome is shown below.
GCCCGACCAGTTCGAGGTGCTGCGGCAGGCCGGTACCGAGCGGCCCTATTCGAGCCCGCTCGACAAGGAAAAGCGCGCCGGCACCTTCTCGTGCGCAGGCTGCAAGCAGGCGCTTTTTTCGTCGGCTGCCAAGTTCGACAGCCGCACTGGATGGCCGAGCTTCTATGCGCCGATCGGCAAGGCGGTGGAGAAGACGGCGGACAACAGCCTCGGCATGAGCCGCGATGAAGTCCTGTGCAGCCGCTGCGGCGGGCATCTCGGCCATGTGTTCGACGACGGGCCCAAGCCGACCGGCCTGCGCTACTGCATGAATGGGCTGGCCATGACGTTCGCGCCGGGCACCGCACCGCCGGTAGTGCTTTCGTAGCCGGTTGTCGCGGCCAGCCGCGGTCGCCGGTAAAGTCAGGGCACTTTTTTGCAACCAGCCCGGGACACACCGACATGACCAGTTCTTACTCCGACACCCGACTTCTCATCGACGGCGAGTGGTGCGATGCCGCCAGCCGCAAGACCCTCGACGTGCTGAACCCGGCGACGGGCGAGCGCATCGGACGCGTCGCGCATGCCGGGATCGCCGACCTCGACCGCGCCCTGGCCTCGGCCCAACGCGGTTTCGACAAGTGGAAGAACACCCCCGCCAACGAACGCGCCGCCACCATGCGCAAAGCCGCCGGGCTGCTGCGCGAACGGGCTGACAGCATCGCCCGCCTGCTCACGCAGGAGCAGGGCAAGCCGCTGGCCGAAGCGCGCGTCGAAGTGATGGCGGGCGCCGACATCATCGAATGGTTCGCCGACGAAGGCCGCCGTGTGTACGGCCGCATCGTGCCCTCGCGCAACCTCGCCGCGCAGCAGCTCGTGCTGAAGGAGCCGGTCGGTCCGGTCGCCGCGTTCACGCCGTGGAACTTCCCGATCAACCAGATCGTGCGCAAGCTCGGCGCGGCGCTCGCCACCGGCTGTTCGTTCCTGGTCAAGGCCCCGGAAGAAACGCCCGCATCGCCCGCCGCGCTGCTGCAGGCTTTCGTGGATGCTGGCATCCCGCCCGGCACCGTTGGCCTGGTGTTCGGCGACCCGGCCGAAATCTCCAGCTACCTCATCGCCAGCCCGATCATCCGCAAGGTCACCTTCACCGGCTCGACGCCGGTCGGCAAGCAACTGGCCGCACTCGCCGGCCAGCACATGAAGCGCGTGACGATGGAACTCGGCGGCCACGCCCCGGTGATCGTCGCGGAAGACGCCAACGTGGCACTCGCGGTCAAGGCCGCCGGTGCGGCCAAGTTCCGCAACGCCGGCCAGGTCTGCATTTCGCCCACCCGCTTCCTCGTGCACAACAGCCTGGTCGAAGAGTTCGCGCAGACGCTGGTCAAGCACGCCGAAAGCCTGAAGCTCGGCGACGGCCTCACCGAAGGCACGACGCTCGGCCCGCTCGCCAACGCACGCCGCATCACCGCGATGGCCAAGGTGATGGACGACGCGCGCAGCAAGGGCGCGACCATCGCGACCGGTGGCGAACGCGTCGGCAGTGCCGGCAACTTCTTCGCGCCGACCGTCATCACCAACGTGTCGCTCGACGCCGATGTGTTCAACAACGAGCCCTTCGGTCCGGTCGCGGCCATTCGCGGTTTCGACACGCTCGACGAAGCCATCACCGAAGCCAACCGCCTGCCGTTCGGCCTGGCGGGCTACGCGTTCACCGGCTCGATCAAGAACGCGCACATCCTGGCGCAGCGCCTGGAGCTCGGCATGCTGTGGATCAACCAGCCGGCCACGCCGTCGCCGGAAATGCCCTTCGGCGGCGTGAAGGATTCGGGCTATGGCTCGGAGGGCGGCCCGGAAGCGCTCGAGTCGTACCTCGTCACCAAGTCGGTGTCGATCATGGGCGTGTGACGCGTGGGCGCCGCTCGGCGCCCAGCACGACCGCCCGCGTCATCGACGCGCGCCTGTAGAAACGATCATTCCTTCACCCCATGGGTCCAGAGCGCAGACTTCGTGCCGCTCGACGCTGGCAGGCTGCACAGCCTCACTGGCCTGCTGGACACGGTGACGATCGGCGCGTGAGATTCGAATGAAAACGGGCGGCAGCGCCCGTTCCGCTTGCGCACTTAGCTTTCAACTCGATTTCGTTTCACTCGGGATGTTGAGAACGATGCAGGGGGGGGCCGAGGTTGGCAGGTGGCCCCTTCCGCGAATGTCCCCCGGCCTGCGGCCTCCTCCTTTATTTCTCTACAGGGGCCACCCGCCACCCTCAGCCATGGATGCGTAGTGGGTGCTCGAACGGCGTAGCGAAGAAATTTGTGGACAGCTGCAATCGGCCAG
Proteins encoded:
- a CDS encoding NAD-dependent succinate-semialdehyde dehydrogenase gives rise to the protein MTSSYSDTRLLIDGEWCDAASRKTLDVLNPATGERIGRVAHAGIADLDRALASAQRGFDKWKNTPANERAATMRKAAGLLRERADSIARLLTQEQGKPLAEARVEVMAGADIIEWFADEGRRVYGRIVPSRNLAAQQLVLKEPVGPVAAFTPWNFPINQIVRKLGAALATGCSFLVKAPEETPASPAALLQAFVDAGIPPGTVGLVFGDPAEISSYLIASPIIRKVTFTGSTPVGKQLAALAGQHMKRVTMELGGHAPVIVAEDANVALAVKAAGAAKFRNAGQVCISPTRFLVHNSLVEEFAQTLVKHAESLKLGDGLTEGTTLGPLANARRITAMAKVMDDARSKGATIATGGERVGSAGNFFAPTVITNVSLDADVFNNEPFGPVAAIRGFDTLDEAITEANRLPFGLAGYAFTGSIKNAHILAQRLELGMLWINQPATPSPEMPFGGVKDSGYGSEGGPEALESYLVTKSVSIMGV
- the msrB gene encoding peptide-methionine (R)-S-oxide reductase MsrB, translated to MIPRRVFTAALAATGLGSLSGFLFTPLAQAAKAYEVTRTEAEWKAMLTPDQFEVLRQAGTERPYSSPLDKEKRAGTFSCAGCKQALFSSAAKFDSRTGWPSFYAPIGKAVEKTADNSLGMSRDEVLCSRCGGHLGHVFDDGPKPTGLRYCMNGLAMTFAPGTAPPVVLS